One Nostocoides sp. HKS02 genomic window carries:
- a CDS encoding NeuD/PglB/VioB family sugar acetyltransferase → MTAPASGRAARQWVMLGASGHALSVADVLRRGGAQLAAVAGSPRGSTWAVPVISGDDEALELARAGGHLIALGVGANQARERIWASLGDLESSAPPVLGRTATVATDARVGFATVVLEHAHVGPASVLGRAVIVNTAAVVEHDCVVGDGAHVAPGATVLGGCSIGRRAMIGAGARILPGVSVGDDAVVGAGAVVREDVPGGHTVVGVPAGPLVARPAARPRPDTPDSEERSDAHR, encoded by the coding sequence ATGACAGCCCCCGCATCCGGCCGCGCTGCCCGCCAGTGGGTGATGCTGGGCGCCAGCGGCCACGCCCTCAGTGTGGCAGACGTGCTCCGGCGCGGAGGCGCCCAGCTGGCCGCCGTGGCGGGCTCGCCCCGAGGAAGCACGTGGGCCGTTCCCGTGATCTCCGGCGATGACGAGGCCCTGGAGCTTGCGCGCGCCGGAGGGCACCTGATTGCCCTGGGAGTGGGCGCGAACCAGGCTCGCGAACGGATCTGGGCCAGCTTGGGCGATCTGGAGTCGTCGGCCCCGCCGGTCCTCGGCCGCACGGCGACCGTGGCCACGGATGCGCGCGTCGGCTTTGCCACCGTCGTGTTGGAGCATGCGCACGTCGGGCCCGCGTCGGTTCTGGGGCGGGCCGTCATCGTCAACACGGCCGCGGTGGTCGAGCACGACTGTGTCGTGGGGGACGGAGCCCACGTCGCACCGGGCGCCACGGTCCTCGGCGGGTGCTCGATCGGCCGCCGGGCCATGATCGGGGCCGGGGCGCGTATCCTTCCCGGGGTCTCGGTCGGCGACGACGCGGTTGTCGGTGCGGGTGCCGTGGTGCGAGAGGATGTTCCTGGCGGGCACACCGTCGTGGGCGTGCCAGCGGGCCCGTTGGTGGCACGCCCGGCCGCGAGACCACGCCCCGACACGCCAGACTCCGAAGAGAGGTCCGATGCGCACCGCTGA
- a CDS encoding nucleotidyltransferase family protein — protein MTQRQLKQACAPTTASLRDVAWVIDRMASSLCMLTDEGNRLAGLLTDGDLRRALLRGATLDDPALPFATRSPQTVPAGSPRALVLDLMRAWRISAVPELDPDGTVVGLHTLSDVVGAEPLPNPAVIMAGGKGTRLGALTRDTPKPLMKVAGRSIIEWIVLNLVGDGIHDIYVSVNHLAEQIEEHLGDGSRLGCTVTYLREDPAKPLGTAGSLTILRELRPDLTDPVVVMNGDLMVEFDTGQLLDYHASSGAQITMAVRSYQHEVPFGVIERDEVGLVTAVTEKPTVSFDINAAVYAVEPATLAFLAAGEPSTMPELVQMCLDRHERVAAWTISSDWIDVGTPKDLARAKGQA, from the coding sequence ATGACCCAGCGACAGCTGAAGCAGGCGTGCGCCCCGACCACGGCGTCGTTGCGGGACGTGGCCTGGGTGATCGACCGGATGGCCTCGTCGCTGTGCATGCTCACGGACGAGGGCAACCGCCTCGCCGGGCTGCTGACCGACGGTGACCTGCGCCGCGCGCTCCTGCGGGGCGCCACCCTCGACGACCCCGCCCTTCCCTTCGCCACGAGATCTCCTCAGACCGTCCCGGCGGGCTCGCCGCGCGCCCTGGTCCTCGACCTCATGCGCGCGTGGCGCATCTCGGCCGTGCCCGAGCTCGACCCCGACGGCACGGTCGTCGGCCTGCACACCCTGTCGGACGTGGTTGGCGCCGAGCCGCTGCCCAACCCGGCGGTCATCATGGCCGGGGGCAAGGGCACCCGCCTGGGGGCGCTCACCCGAGACACGCCCAAGCCGCTGATGAAGGTCGCCGGACGGTCCATCATCGAGTGGATCGTGCTCAACCTGGTCGGCGACGGCATCCACGACATCTACGTCAGCGTCAACCACCTGGCCGAGCAGATCGAGGAGCACCTCGGCGACGGCAGTCGGTTGGGGTGCACGGTCACGTACCTGCGCGAGGACCCGGCCAAGCCGCTGGGCACAGCCGGCTCGCTCACCATCCTGCGTGAGCTGCGCCCGGACCTCACCGACCCGGTCGTCGTGATGAACGGCGACCTGATGGTCGAGTTCGACACCGGCCAGCTGCTCGACTACCACGCCAGCAGTGGTGCCCAGATCACCATGGCCGTGCGCAGCTACCAGCACGAGGTCCCGTTCGGGGTCATCGAGCGTGACGAGGTCGGGCTGGTCACCGCGGTCACGGAGAAGCCGACGGTCTCCTTCGACATCAACGCGGCGGTGTATGCCGTGGAGCCGGCGACGCTGGCGTTCCTGGCCGCCGGGGAGCCCAGTACGATGCCGGAACTGGTGCAGATGTGCCTCGACCGTCACGAGCGGGTCGCGGCGTGGACCATTTCCTCCGACTGGATCGATGTGGGCACCCCCAAGGACCTGGCCCGCGCGAAAGGACAGGCGTGA
- the neuC gene encoding UDP-N-acetylglucosamine 2-epimerase — MSGGAPLRVAVFVGTRADLGPLSEVLVVLDAAEDIDLQILTGVAYSPAELAAAMPATKPAEQWAGQIHALAQPLATVTADTMLDHGPLLAAGMGALLRQLAPQVLVVLGDRWELLYVVPAAFLDAVAIVHLHGGEVTEGAVDERVRHAVTKLADQHCVASPDAARRLRQMGEPAQRVHVTGAPGLDRLGQLEPLSDAELGQLLGVEVQRPVALFTYHPPTADGGVPVGRWAAEALAATLEHCGTVVATYPGMDTGRDEIIAALATAAAADPRVVLVEALGARYPKVLASVDVVVGNSSSGVIEAASVHRPAVNIGDRQRGRLSGDNVLDAAEGHDAVSAAVAAALTDESAERARATVNPYGHGQASTRILDIVRAAPGSPRIKPFVDSPVEDG; from the coding sequence ATGAGCGGCGGCGCTCCGCTGCGCGTCGCCGTGTTCGTGGGCACCAGGGCCGACCTCGGCCCGCTCTCGGAGGTGCTCGTCGTGCTCGACGCCGCCGAGGACATCGATCTCCAGATCCTCACCGGGGTCGCCTACTCTCCGGCGGAGCTGGCCGCGGCGATGCCGGCCACCAAGCCGGCCGAGCAGTGGGCGGGCCAGATCCATGCGCTGGCGCAGCCCCTGGCCACCGTCACCGCCGACACCATGCTCGACCACGGCCCCCTGCTCGCCGCGGGCATGGGCGCTCTGCTGCGGCAGCTGGCGCCCCAGGTCCTCGTCGTGCTCGGTGACCGCTGGGAGCTCCTCTACGTCGTGCCCGCCGCGTTCCTCGACGCCGTGGCGATCGTCCACCTGCACGGCGGGGAGGTCACCGAGGGGGCCGTCGACGAGCGCGTCCGGCACGCCGTGACCAAGCTCGCCGACCAGCACTGTGTGGCCTCGCCCGACGCAGCTCGACGGCTGCGCCAGATGGGTGAGCCCGCGCAGCGCGTGCACGTGACCGGGGCTCCCGGCCTCGACCGGCTCGGCCAGCTGGAGCCGTTGTCCGATGCCGAGCTGGGCCAGCTGCTGGGGGTCGAGGTGCAGCGGCCCGTGGCGCTGTTCACGTACCACCCCCCGACGGCCGACGGCGGCGTCCCGGTCGGTCGGTGGGCCGCCGAGGCGCTCGCCGCCACCCTGGAGCACTGCGGCACGGTGGTGGCCACCTATCCGGGCATGGATACCGGCCGGGACGAGATCATCGCTGCGCTCGCGACGGCTGCCGCCGCCGACCCCCGCGTCGTGCTCGTCGAGGCCCTCGGCGCTCGCTACCCGAAGGTTCTCGCGAGCGTGGACGTCGTCGTGGGCAACTCGTCCTCCGGTGTCATCGAGGCGGCCTCGGTGCACCGACCCGCCGTCAACATCGGTGACCGGCAGCGGGGTCGACTGAGCGGCGACAACGTCCTCGACGCGGCGGAGGGCCACGACGCCGTGAGTGCCGCCGTCGCAGCCGCCCTCACCGACGAGAGCGCTGAACGCGCTCGTGCGACCGTCAACCCCTACGGTCATGGTCAGGCGAGCACGCGCATCCTCGATATCGTTCGGGCGGCGCCGGGCTCGCCCCGGATCAAGCCGTTCGTCGACAGCCCAGTGGAGGACGGATGA
- a CDS encoding cytidylyltransferase domain-containing protein, with the protein MVTSAPRVLAVIPARGGSKGLPGKNIRPLAGLPLIAHSIAAARMVPSVTRCVVSTDSEEIAEVARAHGGDVPFLRPAELAADETPMAPVLRHCLETVEALEGQRYDALLLVDPTSPARDPEQIEAAIAQLLASENLDGVISVSQPTFNPTWVGVKPSAEDASVLQRYYEVGTGITRRQDAERFLRINGNFYVWRREFVLGLEDSWFDEGRHGMVEIPEAQAFAIDYAYEFDLLEALVAQGFVQLPWLTADAAGATGARGPAGRPARA; encoded by the coding sequence GTGGTCACGTCCGCACCCCGCGTTCTGGCCGTCATCCCGGCGAGAGGGGGGTCCAAGGGACTTCCGGGCAAGAACATCCGCCCGCTCGCCGGCCTTCCCCTGATCGCCCATTCCATCGCGGCCGCGCGGATGGTTCCCTCGGTCACGCGCTGTGTCGTGTCGACGGACTCCGAGGAGATCGCCGAGGTGGCCCGCGCGCACGGCGGCGACGTGCCGTTCCTGCGTCCGGCCGAGCTGGCGGCCGACGAGACGCCCATGGCTCCGGTCCTGCGGCACTGTCTCGAGACCGTGGAGGCGCTGGAGGGCCAGCGCTACGACGCCCTCCTGCTCGTCGATCCGACGAGCCCCGCCCGCGACCCCGAGCAGATCGAGGCAGCCATCGCCCAGCTCCTCGCGAGCGAGAACCTCGACGGCGTCATCAGCGTCTCCCAGCCGACCTTCAATCCCACCTGGGTCGGCGTCAAACCCAGCGCCGAGGATGCCAGCGTCCTGCAGCGGTACTACGAGGTCGGGACCGGCATCACCCGTCGCCAGGACGCCGAGCGCTTCCTGCGCATCAATGGCAACTTCTACGTCTGGCGTCGAGAGTTCGTGCTCGGGCTCGAGGACTCGTGGTTCGACGAGGGTCGACACGGCATGGTGGAGATCCCGGAGGCCCAGGCCTTTGCGATCGACTACGCCTACGAGTTCGACCTGCTCGAGGCCTTGGTGGCGCAGGGGTTCGTCCAGCTGCCCTGGCTCACCGCAGACGCGGCAGGTGCCACAGGTGCCCGTGGTCCTGCCGGTCGACCAGCTCGGGCATGA
- a CDS encoding N-acetylneuraminate synthase family protein — MRTADIAGRQIPSEEDVYVIAEAGVNHNGELRLAHELVDVAADSGADAVKFQTFDPAKLVSSAAASTPYQLERGGAADQRSLLDALTLPNSAWAELQSHARERGITFLSTPFDMDSARLLVDLGLPALKVSSGELTNVPYLRALAKLGVTLLVSSGMGTAEEVSQAVEACDGAPGLILFHCVSAYPAPIEECNLRAIPAMAQAHGVPVGWSDHTPGLTTALGAVALGASILEKHYTTDRTLPGPDHKASLEPDELADYVAQTKVLARGLGDGRKRRMPSEVENAALVRRSWHAARAMPAGSVLSEADLSLLRPEGGVSPAVDIRGRALARDVAAGAPVTVDDLVPAEGRAAER; from the coding sequence ATGCGCACCGCTGACATCGCCGGACGGCAGATCCCCTCCGAGGAGGACGTCTACGTCATCGCCGAGGCCGGGGTCAACCACAACGGTGAGCTGCGCCTCGCCCACGAGCTCGTCGACGTCGCCGCCGACTCGGGTGCCGATGCCGTGAAGTTCCAGACCTTCGACCCTGCCAAGCTGGTCTCCTCCGCAGCCGCGAGCACGCCCTACCAGCTCGAACGTGGTGGAGCCGCCGACCAGCGCTCGCTGCTCGATGCGCTGACGCTGCCGAACTCGGCCTGGGCGGAGCTCCAGAGCCACGCCCGCGAGCGGGGCATCACCTTCCTGTCCACTCCGTTCGACATGGACAGCGCCCGCCTCCTGGTCGACCTGGGGTTGCCGGCGCTGAAGGTCTCCTCGGGCGAGCTCACGAATGTCCCGTACCTGCGGGCGCTCGCCAAGCTCGGCGTCACCCTGCTGGTCTCCTCGGGCATGGGTACGGCCGAGGAGGTGAGCCAGGCGGTCGAGGCCTGCGACGGGGCTCCGGGGCTGATCCTGTTCCACTGCGTGTCGGCCTACCCGGCACCGATCGAGGAGTGCAACCTGCGGGCGATCCCCGCGATGGCGCAGGCCCACGGGGTGCCGGTGGGCTGGTCGGACCACACGCCAGGACTCACGACGGCGCTGGGCGCCGTCGCCCTGGGCGCGAGCATCCTCGAGAAGCACTACACCACCGACCGCACCCTGCCCGGCCCGGATCACAAGGCCTCCCTCGAGCCCGATGAGCTGGCCGACTACGTGGCGCAGACCAAGGTGCTCGCCCGTGGCCTCGGTGACGGGCGCAAGCGGCGTATGCCGAGTGAGGTCGAGAACGCCGCGCTGGTGCGCCGCAGCTGGCACGCGGCGCGTGCCATGCCCGCGGGCTCGGTCCTCAGCGAGGCAGACCTGAGCCTGTTGCGTCCTGAGGGCGGCGTCAGCCCGGCGGTCGACATCCGGGGGCGGGCCCTGGCTCGAGACGTTGCTGCGGGCGCCCCTGTGACCGTCGACGACCTCGTTCCGGCCGAGGGCCGGGCCGCCGAGCGATGA